From Topomyia yanbarensis strain Yona2022 chromosome 1, ASM3024719v1, whole genome shotgun sequence, one genomic window encodes:
- the LOC131676478 gene encoding uncharacterized protein LOC131676478, giving the protein MGSVSHQKISTRLIIFLMLAACTDLTRKPTSVQAIAVTTTEQQESTQTTMTAADLVAETGEEPASEMVSEKSDLNEAETKDPKKLEIIKQIRRYNNDGSYTVGYEAEDGTFKIESRDVLGNIKGTYGYIDENGDIQRVSYNAHNSTGLKTTMPAPVTEEIVHIPPKFNRSHIGAPTTRRPASYHSSTSAPQKTSVIQTIPRKRPHVTSTTERSMSRVTETSGSFSEPTTASSHSSTSIQSSKPLLIIRPTPLPLMAKTIEQLARPEKLESEHITKIYSKSSSLRQREPERKPLRGNFLRRQLPQDSEEQYEAQQQVVYGQSAGEEIANLFAGTPPGLRPIYTTTPAPRIPAAVLAARQRAAQIQQLLTSERPETTTERVYVKPQRKQEPAPVMYEPATEPSSENSYVTDMPNSVVQIPANSNREVTEAAEDERRVYRQRPIEFRPREGYRFAQDRPERYRVPLGIAPQGRAFPGSEQQFYRDPAGRGPQPIQPENYPVDEEDNNVAYRQQRRPQGPPPYTQTQQEPPTANNIPNAHSYPQQSYPVPYPYNPYRNPYQSPVSPYYDFPERPLTTRDFERILQLLIFRHQQIQQQQAYRFGGYTNPYYGGPSLAPPFVPGGFGAAGGYPAQIPRPPFYNAPPTGAGYFDPRYQNPLYSPSTGSRQYPGVTPGTGGIQQPSTDYSDNQGYTPRRRPQYSPRIDHEYQGSGAGSAQQQQLAQPELIPAEVREDLLYRMLLLAIQPDPAFGGGGGGVGGGPGGFGIGGGGLIPAGSVPRSQTTPAVPGYSKKPVRSVQILGEE; this is encoded by the coding sequence ATATCAACCCGGTTGATCATCTTCCTGATGCTGGCAGCATGCACCGACCTTACACGAAAACCGACCTCGGTCCAAGCAATAGCAGTTACAACAACGGAACAACAAGAATCTACCCAGACAACGATGACAGCCGCCGACTTGGTCGCCGAAACCGGAGAAGAACCGGCGTCGGAGATGGTTAGCGAAAAATCCGACCTAAACGAAGCGGAAACCAAAGACCCAAAAAAGTTGGAAATCATCAAACAAATTAGAAGGTACAACAACGACGGCTCGTACACGGTAGGGTACGAAGCCGAAGATGGAACGTTCAAAATCGAAAGTCGAGACGTGCTGGGTAACATCAAGGGTACCTACGGGTATATCGACGAAAACGGGGACATTCAGCGGGTTTCCTACAATGCTCATAACAGTACAGGGCTCAAGACTACGATGCCGGCTCCGGTTACGGAAGAGATCGTTCACATTCCTCCGAAGTTCAACCGGAGTCATATCGGAGCACCGACCACTCGCCGGCCAGCTTCGTATCATTCGAGCACTTCTGCTCCGCAGAAGACCAGCGTTATTCAGACCATTCCGCGGAAACGACCACACGTGACTTCTACAACGGAGCGATCGATGTCGCGAGTCACGGAAACGAGTGGCTCTTTCTCGGAACCAACGACCGCTTCCAGTCACAGTTCGACATCGATTCAATCATCGAAACCGCTGTTGATAATTCGACCCACTCCACTGCCGCTGATGGCGAAGACAATCGAACAGTTGGCGCGACCGGAGAAGCTAGAAAGTGAACACATTACGAAGATTTACTCAAAATCTTCCTCACTTCGACAGCGAGAACCCGAACGGAAACCTCTACGTGGAAACTTTCTCCGTCGGCAACTTCCGCAAGATTCGGAAGAACAGTACGAAGCTCAACAGCAGGTTGTTTACGGACAATCCGCCGGTGAAGAGATAGCCAACTTGTTCGCAGGGACTCCACCCGGACTGAgaccgatttacacaaccaCTCCAGCACCGCGTATCCCAGCCGCCGTCCTGGCAGCTCGTCAACGAGCGGCTCAAATCCAACAACTGCTAACCAGTGAACGTCCGGAAACGACTACTGAACGAGTGTACGTCAAACCGCAGAGAAAACAAGAACCGGCTCCCGTGATGTACGAACCGGCTACGGAACCATCGTCGGAGAATAGCTACGTAACGGACATGCCCAATTCGGTTGTCCAGATTCCGGCCAATTCTAATCGAGAAGTTACCGAAGCGGCTGAAGATGAACGTAGGGTTTATCGGCAAAGGCCGATTGAATTTAGACCTCGGGAAGGTTACCGATTTGCTCAGGATCGACCGGAAAGGTACCGAGTACCGTTGGGAATAGCTCCGCAGGGTCGAGCTTTTCCCGGATCTGAACAGCAGTTCTACCGGGACCCTGCGGGTCGGGGACCTCAACCGATACAGCCGGAGAACTACCCGGTCGATGAAGAGGATAATAATGTGGCGTACCGCCAACAGAGAAGACCTCAAGGTCCTCCACCCTATACGCAGACTCAGCAAGAACCACCAACTGCCAACAATATCCCCAATGCGCATAGTTATCCACAGCAATCGTACCCCGTTCCATATCCTTACAACCCTTACAGAAACCCTTACCAGTCTCCAGTAAGTCCGTACTATGACTTCCCAGAACGTCCACTGACAACCAGAGATTTCGAACGAATTCTGCAACTCTTAATATTCCGCCATCAGCAGATCCAACAGCAGCAAGCCTACCGTTTCGGAGGCTACACCAACCCTTACTACGGAGGACCTTCCCTTGCACCACCGTTCGTCCCCGGTGGATTCGGAGCAGCTGGCGGTTACCCTGCGCAAATCCCTCGACCTCCATTCTACAACGCACCACCCACGGGAGCCGGTTACTTCGACCCTCGCTATCAAAACCCCCTGTACAGTCCATCCACCGGTAGTCGTCAATATCCGGGGGTTACCCCGGGTACGGGTGGAATTCAACAACCATCAACCGACTATTCGGACAATCAAGGTTACACACCGCGACGGCGACCACAGTACTCGCCACGAATCGACCATGAATATCAGGGTTCGGGTGCCGGTAGTGCACAGCAGCAACAGCTCGCCCAACCGGAACTAATTCCGGCGGAGGTTCGGGAAGATCTACTCTACCGGATGCTACTACTAGCGATTCAGCCCGATCCGGCGTTtggtggtggaggtggtggaGTAGGAGGTGGACCTGGCGGTTTCGGCATCGGTGGTGGTGGTTTGATTCCGGCCGGATCGGTGCCGAGATCACAGACGACACCCGCCGTTCCCGGGTACAGCAAGAAACCGGTGCGGAGTGTGCAGATTCTGGGCGAGGAGTGA